In Bufo gargarizans isolate SCDJY-AF-19 chromosome 6, ASM1485885v1, whole genome shotgun sequence, a single genomic region encodes these proteins:
- the LOC122939962 gene encoding CUB and zona pellucida-like domain-containing protein 1, producing the protein MNIPFNAVADNTPEKTCGGTLKEYNGLVSNKFYDPPHNWCRWVIETDPYGFVGLHFNYVKMRDQPTCVIGCITIYDGLPEDAKILGRICKNTDEYFSSSSNIMTLEYFSDDLNNGDSFEAEYFTLMP; encoded by the exons AAAAGACCTGTGGAGGAACTCTTAAGGAATACAATGGTCTTGTATCAAACAAGTTTTATGACCCTCCTCATAACTGGTGTAGGTGGGTCATCGAAACCGACCCATATGGTTTTGTGGGGCTGCATTTCAACTATGTAAA GATGAGAGATCAACCAACGTGTGTTATTGGCTGTATTACAATCTATGATGGGTTACCAGAAGATGCAAAAATTCTTGGGCGGATCTGCAAGAACACAGATGAATATTTTTCCAGTTCCTCTAATATAATGACCCTTGAGTATTTTAGCGATGACCTTAACAATGGAGATAGCTTTGAAGCTGAATATTTCACATTGATGCCCTGA